The following coding sequences are from one Lolium rigidum isolate FL_2022 chromosome 6, APGP_CSIRO_Lrig_0.1, whole genome shotgun sequence window:
- the LOC124663207 gene encoding uncharacterized protein LOC124663207, giving the protein MALSSEPEPPFWPREKILQKQRYFQSVHRPTYLKGRYDMVTSVAIPLALAASSVFLVGRGIYNMSHGIGKKE; this is encoded by the exons ATGGCGTTGTCGTCGGAGCCGGAGCCGCCGTTCTGGCCGAGGGAGAAGATCTTGCAGAAGCAGCGGTACTTCCAGAGCGTCCACAGGCCGACTTACCTTAAAGGCCGCTACGACATGGTCACCTCCGTGGCCATCCCTCTCGCCCTGGCCGCCTCCAGCGTGTTCCTCGTT GGTCGCGGGATCTACAACATGTCTCACGGCATCGGAAAGAAGGAATGA